A portion of the Achromobacter sp. MFA1 R4 genome contains these proteins:
- a CDS encoding STY4528 family pathogenicity island replication protein, which produces MSHQASDIITPKALLLDERLTPLERNAWLTFRSLANTDGTVVLSYDALRQYLPSAPGSKRAALETVSRAVLCLRLSTWIALVEYRRNPMTGFSMASRYAVRNQPLAFDEACLEDEDYLPLLERALGHASETIRQLAQSIFDEAVRHPDRLAKLPATMQERIKHLQHCDDDHDPDGPGDPTPPDSRVPEASSDIPKPVPASATAVRTVQKEVLKEVHTYCSPTEVQASRSDVPIRFRQLPPDQQQILAARLRSLPPEQRLAVLAEWNVRCESGGVRNAIAYLYGLIKKAVEGVFKLWAARKQAPLQTAPARVVSNSPHGSSAVSSSPPSSPPASSGISEIGRWHLQQLRQKLNLPPRPIGIGQVIASMADSGLLPTPPKNMPSAATLGPLGAT; this is translated from the coding sequence ATGTCACACCAAGCTTCAGACATCATCACCCCGAAAGCCCTGCTGCTCGATGAGCGGCTGACGCCGCTGGAACGCAACGCCTGGCTGACCTTCCGTTCGCTGGCCAACACTGACGGCACCGTGGTCCTCAGCTACGACGCGCTGCGCCAGTACCTGCCCAGCGCACCTGGCAGCAAGCGGGCGGCCCTTGAAACCGTGTCCAGGGCCGTGCTGTGCCTGCGGCTGTCCACGTGGATTGCGCTGGTCGAGTACCGCCGCAATCCGATGACCGGCTTCTCGATGGCCAGCCGCTACGCAGTGCGCAACCAGCCACTTGCGTTCGACGAAGCTTGCCTGGAGGACGAGGACTACCTGCCCCTGCTGGAACGGGCGCTCGGTCATGCCAGTGAGACGATTCGTCAACTGGCGCAATCCATTTTTGATGAGGCCGTGCGTCATCCGGACCGGTTGGCTAAGCTGCCTGCAACGATGCAGGAGCGGATCAAGCACTTGCAGCACTGTGACGATGACCATGATCCGGACGGTCCTGGTGATCCGACTCCGCCCGATTCTCGCGTGCCCGAAGCCAGCAGCGACATTCCGAAACCCGTACCGGCGTCTGCGACAGCAGTACGTACTGTACAAAAAGAAGTATTAAAAGAAGTACATACGTACTGCTCACCAACCGAAGTGCAGGCATCACGGTCGGATGTGCCCATCCGCTTTCGGCAGCTACCGCCGGACCAGCAGCAGATCCTCGCCGCGCGTCTCAGGAGTTTGCCTCCGGAGCAACGCTTGGCGGTGCTGGCCGAGTGGAATGTACGTTGCGAATCAGGTGGCGTGCGCAACGCCATCGCTTACCTCTACGGGCTGATCAAGAAGGCCGTGGAAGGTGTATTCAAGCTCTGGGCGGCACGCAAACAGGCTCCGCTGCAGACCGCACCCGCACGGGTCGTCAGCAATAGCCCACATGGCTCATCGGCTGTCTCTTCATCGCCACCCAGCAGCCCGCCTGCATCATCTGGGATCAGCGAGATCGGGCGGTGGCACCTGCAACAGCTCCGGCAGAAGCTGAACCTGCCACCCCGGCCCATCGGGATCGGGCAGGTCATTGCGAGCATGGCTGACAGCGGGTTGCTGCCAACGCCCCCCAAAAACATGCCCTCTGCTGCAACGCTCGGACCACTGGGCGCAACATGA
- a CDS encoding Fic family protein produces the protein MIRSDALQITPEILGLVAGIDEFKGAWRALGTLAPDRLSALRRVATIESIGSSTRIEGSRLSDREVERLLSNLQIGSFETRDEQEVAGYADVMELVFSSWQDITLTENHIRQLHRDLLTHSDKDAWHRGNYKTTTNSVAAFDQDGKPLGVVFETATPFDTPRLMAELVAWFDEERSAGRLHPLLLIGIWVVVFLEIHPFQDGNGRLSRVLTTLLLLQAGYAYVPYSSLESVIEQNKEAYYLALRQTQGSIRTEAPNWQPWLVFFLRALSQQVRRLERKVEREKLVLGKLPDLALQIVDFTREHGRITMAQAMRLTGSNRNTLKQHFRALVERGHLAQQGGGRGTWYELS, from the coding sequence ATGATTCGCTCTGACGCTCTCCAGATTACCCCCGAAATCCTCGGACTGGTCGCAGGGATCGACGAGTTCAAAGGCGCTTGGCGCGCCTTGGGAACACTCGCGCCTGACCGGCTGTCGGCATTGCGGCGGGTTGCCACCATCGAGAGCATCGGGTCTTCGACACGGATCGAGGGCAGCAGATTGTCGGACCGTGAAGTCGAACGACTACTTTCCAACTTGCAGATTGGGTCGTTCGAGACCCGCGACGAACAGGAAGTGGCTGGCTATGCCGACGTCATGGAATTGGTGTTCTCGTCTTGGCAAGACATCACACTGACCGAGAACCACATCCGGCAACTCCATCGCGATCTGCTGACCCACAGCGACAAGGACGCCTGGCATCGCGGCAATTACAAAACCACGACTAACAGCGTCGCGGCATTCGATCAGGATGGCAAGCCATTGGGCGTGGTGTTTGAGACTGCGACGCCTTTTGATACACCGCGGCTGATGGCTGAGCTCGTGGCTTGGTTCGACGAGGAGCGCAGCGCTGGGCGTCTGCATCCCCTGCTGTTGATCGGCATCTGGGTGGTGGTCTTCCTGGAAATCCATCCCTTTCAGGACGGTAACGGCCGCCTGAGTCGGGTGTTGACCACGTTGTTGCTGCTGCAGGCCGGTTATGCCTACGTGCCCTATAGCTCACTGGAAAGTGTGATCGAGCAGAACAAGGAGGCTTACTATCTGGCGCTGCGCCAGACACAAGGCAGCATCCGCACCGAAGCGCCGAACTGGCAGCCTTGGCTGGTGTTCTTCCTGCGTGCCCTATCCCAGCAAGTCCGTCGGCTGGAACGCAAAGTCGAGCGCGAGAAACTCGTGCTGGGCAAGCTTCCCGATTTGGCATTGCAGATCGTGGATTTCACGCGCGAGCATGGCAGGATCACGATGGCGCAAGCCATGCGCCTGACGGGCAGCAATCGCAACACGCTCAAACAGCACTTCCGTGCGCTGGTGGAACGGGGACACCTGGCGCAGCAGGGCGGCGGGCGTGGTACCTGGTACGAATTGAGCTAG
- a CDS encoding N-acetyltransferase has product MPAIERIIQAAYTHYIARNGATPGPMLDDYPARVAQGVVHVLVAAGRVQGLIVLIPEPDAGSLLLDNIAVSPCAQGMGYGRALLEWAEAAARDGGFSRIRLYTQEVMTENIAIYTRRGYVETHRATQIGLNRIFMQKPL; this is encoded by the coding sequence GTGCCCGCCATCGAACGCATCATCCAGGCGGCGTACACCCATTACATCGCCCGCAATGGCGCCACGCCTGGCCCCATGCTGGATGATTATCCGGCGCGCGTGGCGCAGGGCGTGGTCCATGTGCTGGTAGCGGCCGGCCGCGTACAAGGCCTGATCGTGCTGATACCGGAACCGGACGCCGGCAGCCTGCTGCTGGACAACATCGCCGTGTCACCCTGTGCGCAAGGCATGGGCTATGGCCGCGCGCTGCTGGAATGGGCTGAAGCGGCCGCGCGGGATGGTGGCTTTTCGCGCATCCGTTTGTATACGCAGGAAGTGATGACAGAAAACATCGCTATCTACACCCGGCGCGGTTATGTAGAAACCCACCGTGCCACGCAGATCGGATTGAATCGAATTTTCATGCAAAAACCCCTATAA
- a CDS encoding ClcB-like voltage-gated chloride channel protein, whose protein sequence is MERALKIRKPAWARRLRSGLLAENLTVTLCAAGLMGLLGALATVVFREVLSWAQLLLGGGEIPHGMVSLARGLDPWQRFLMPAVGGAIAGVVLQSATRWLPRRGAADYMEAISIGRGVIGFRQTVARSLSSIFSIGSGASIGREGPMVQLAAMCSSLTGRYLVLPPRHLRLLVACGATAGITAAYNAPIAGAIFISEIVYGVISSATLVPLAVASVVGNIVTRQVLHYDAVFHMPHFEFVSGWEVFNYLGLGVIAGLAAPQFLRFLDVSRAAFRRLPFPLWGRMAAGGLVVGALSVLNPAVWGNGYSVVNSMLHTQWAWQAVAAILLLKTLATAASVGSGALGGVFTPTLFVGAALGALYGTALHGVFPAGSLSAESSYAIVGMGALLAATTHAPLMSVLMIFEMTLSYEVMLPLMLACMTGFVIAQRIRPESVYAKSLARNRIASYAVAKHRGGDKYE, encoded by the coding sequence ATGGAAAGAGCGTTGAAAATCCGCAAGCCGGCCTGGGCGCGGCGATTGAGAAGCGGCCTGTTGGCCGAGAATTTGACGGTCACGCTATGCGCGGCCGGGTTGATGGGCCTGCTGGGCGCCCTGGCGACCGTGGTGTTTCGCGAGGTGTTGAGCTGGGCCCAATTGCTGCTGGGCGGGGGAGAGATTCCACACGGGATGGTGTCGTTGGCCCGCGGACTGGATCCCTGGCAGCGGTTCCTGATGCCGGCAGTCGGGGGCGCAATCGCGGGCGTCGTCCTGCAGTCGGCCACCCGATGGCTGCCCAGGCGCGGCGCGGCCGACTACATGGAAGCGATTTCGATCGGCCGGGGCGTGATCGGCTTTCGCCAGACCGTTGCGCGCAGCCTGTCATCGATTTTTTCGATTGGTTCCGGCGCGTCCATCGGCCGCGAAGGCCCGATGGTGCAGCTGGCCGCCATGTGTTCGTCGCTGACGGGACGCTACCTGGTGCTGCCGCCCCGCCACCTGCGCCTGCTGGTCGCCTGCGGCGCGACCGCCGGCATCACCGCCGCCTATAACGCACCGATCGCAGGCGCGATCTTCATTTCGGAGATCGTCTATGGCGTCATTTCATCGGCCACCCTGGTTCCACTGGCCGTGGCGTCGGTGGTCGGCAACATCGTGACCCGCCAGGTGCTGCATTACGACGCCGTCTTCCACATGCCCCATTTTGAATTCGTGTCGGGCTGGGAAGTATTCAACTATCTGGGGCTCGGCGTGATTGCGGGTCTGGCGGCCCCGCAGTTTCTGCGTTTCCTGGACGTGTCGCGGGCAGCGTTCCGCCGCCTGCCGTTTCCGCTCTGGGGGCGGATGGCGGCGGGCGGACTGGTCGTCGGGGCCCTATCCGTGCTGAACCCGGCGGTCTGGGGCAATGGCTACAGCGTCGTGAACAGCATGCTGCATACGCAATGGGCCTGGCAGGCGGTGGCCGCCATCCTGTTGCTCAAGACGCTCGCCACCGCGGCGAGCGTGGGTTCGGGGGCGCTGGGCGGGGTGTTCACGCCGACGCTGTTTGTGGGCGCCGCGCTGGGCGCCTTGTACGGGACGGCGCTGCATGGCGTGTTTCCGGCAGGCAGCCTGTCGGCGGAGTCCAGTTATGCCATCGTCGGGATGGGGGCGCTGCTGGCGGCCACCACGCATGCGCCGTTGATGTCGGTCCTGATGATTTTCGAGATGACGCTGAGCTACGAGGTCATGCTGCCCCTGATGCTTGCGTGCATGACCGGCTTTGTCATCGCGCAGCGGATACGGCCGGAGTCGGTCTATGCGAAGTCTTTGGCGCGCAATCGGATTGCGTCGTACGCCGTTGCAAAACACCGCGGCGGGGATAAATACGAGTAA
- a CDS encoding response regulator produces MRILLIEDEAELARWLSRSLARHAGFVVEWADDGLVAERRLAIEEFDAVILDLGLPGMDGHTLLAKIRARDDRTPVLVLTARDSLAERIGTLHEGADDFLPKPFVVEELEARLIALIRRSRGRDHPRLALGNLVFDTSAQKFTVNGQPLQLSPREHAVLRVLIQKSGEPINKQQILDRILTDDADINLEAIEVLVHRLRKKLADTGVQIVTMRGMGYCLENLVDN; encoded by the coding sequence ATGCGTATCCTCTTGATCGAAGATGAAGCCGAACTTGCTCGTTGGCTTTCCAGAAGCCTGGCCAGACATGCCGGCTTTGTCGTGGAGTGGGCTGATGACGGGTTGGTCGCCGAACGGCGGCTCGCGATCGAAGAATTCGACGCGGTCATCCTGGATCTCGGACTTCCCGGCATGGATGGCCATACCTTGCTGGCGAAGATTCGCGCGCGTGACGACCGTACGCCGGTGCTGGTCTTGACCGCGCGCGATTCCCTGGCCGAAAGAATCGGAACCCTTCACGAGGGAGCGGACGATTTCCTGCCGAAACCCTTTGTTGTGGAAGAGTTGGAAGCGCGCCTGATTGCGCTCATCCGCCGCAGCCGCGGCCGTGACCATCCACGGTTGGCCCTGGGAAACCTGGTTTTTGATACCTCGGCGCAAAAATTCACGGTCAATGGACAGCCTTTGCAGTTATCCCCACGTGAACACGCGGTACTTCGAGTACTGATCCAGAAAAGCGGCGAACCCATCAACAAGCAGCAGATCCTGGATCGCATCCTGACCGACGATGCCGACATCAACCTTGAGGCGATCGAGGTCCTGGTTCACCGTCTGCGCAAAAAATTGGCGGACACTGGCGTCCAGATCGTGACCATGCGAGGCATGGGGTACTGCCTGGAGAACCTTGTTGACAACTAG
- a CDS encoding sensor histidine kinase, which yields MTTRSPQKSVDFAAKRRPRTLKTQLLWWLIPTLVFVMMGALWLSNHQLRNQVDMAYDRSLAGALRAIDHNISTASGGLAMEQPYLMLEFFELTANGNVFYRVATEDGLAEIGHPDLPLPAQPLVSGEPRFFYATYQGQPVRVAALARPMDPPLYANKGGRVVVQVAEGLESRQAFLHKVLVRSVERDLAVVLISVLVIILGVFMALRPLERLRQEVKGRSADDLSPVSASDMPGEVLPLVAAINLHMARFAALGRVQAQFLDDASHQLRTPLSVLRTQMAYALREEDPQEVRTALLAMQEGLDRAVRTTNQMLALARAKDASLAEGGSSPEPVDLVELADGVIRTQLPNARARQLDIGLEAAGGPTVVHGAEWLLREAVSNLVDNAIRYAAAGGVVTVRIESVPGEVRLAVEDDGPGMSDEDIARACVRFRRGAAGKNTSGAGLGLAIVGTIAEILGARLVLENRTGHPGLRAALVFSLEPGADAASRHENGRN from the coding sequence TTGACAACTAGAAGTCCGCAAAAAAGCGTTGATTTCGCAGCGAAAAGGCGTCCGCGAACGCTGAAGACCCAATTGCTCTGGTGGCTCATTCCGACGCTGGTCTTCGTGATGATGGGCGCCTTGTGGCTGTCCAACCACCAGCTGCGCAACCAGGTCGATATGGCCTATGACCGATCCCTCGCCGGCGCGCTGCGCGCGATCGACCACAACATATCCACAGCCAGCGGTGGATTAGCCATGGAGCAGCCCTACCTGATGCTCGAATTTTTCGAGCTGACGGCCAATGGCAACGTCTTCTACCGGGTAGCCACCGAGGACGGGCTGGCCGAAATCGGCCATCCCGACCTGCCCCTGCCGGCGCAGCCCCTGGTTTCCGGGGAGCCCAGGTTCTTTTATGCGACTTACCAGGGGCAGCCTGTACGGGTTGCGGCGCTGGCGCGGCCCATGGATCCCCCCTTGTACGCAAACAAAGGGGGCCGGGTCGTGGTCCAGGTGGCCGAAGGCCTGGAAAGCCGTCAGGCGTTCCTTCACAAGGTGCTGGTGCGCTCGGTGGAGCGCGACCTGGCCGTGGTCCTGATCAGCGTCCTGGTGATCATCCTGGGCGTTTTCATGGCCCTGCGCCCCCTGGAGCGGCTGCGCCAGGAAGTCAAAGGCCGTTCTGCAGACGATTTAAGCCCCGTCAGCGCATCCGACATGCCAGGTGAGGTCCTACCCCTGGTCGCGGCAATAAACCTCCACATGGCCCGTTTTGCGGCGTTGGGGAGGGTCCAGGCCCAGTTCCTGGACGACGCGTCGCACCAGTTGCGCACGCCGTTGTCGGTTTTGCGGACCCAGATGGCGTACGCCTTGCGGGAAGAAGACCCCCAGGAGGTCCGTACAGCCCTTCTGGCGATGCAGGAGGGGTTGGACAGGGCCGTACGCACCACCAACCAGATGCTCGCCCTGGCGCGCGCCAAGGACGCCTCCCTGGCCGAAGGTGGATCCAGCCCCGAACCGGTCGACCTCGTCGAACTGGCCGACGGGGTGATCCGTACCCAATTGCCCAATGCCCGCGCCCGGCAACTGGACATCGGCCTGGAAGCGGCCGGCGGGCCAACGGTGGTCCATGGCGCGGAATGGCTGCTGCGGGAGGCGGTCAGCAACCTGGTGGACAACGCCATCCGCTACGCGGCCGCCGGGGGCGTGGTCACCGTCCGGATAGAATCGGTCCCCGGCGAAGTCCGGCTGGCGGTCGAAGACGATGGCCCCGGCATGTCGGACGAGGACATCGCCCGGGCCTGCGTCCGGTTCCGTCGGGGAGCGGCGGGCAAGAACACATCGGGCGCCGGCTTGGGGCTGGCCATCGTGGGTACGATTGCCGAAATCCTGGGCGCGCGCCTGGTGCTCGAGAACCGGACCGGGCATCCGGGGCTGCGCGCGGCATTGGTGTTTTCCCTGGAACCGGGTGCGGATGCTGCGTCGCGTCACGAAAACGGCCGGAATTGA
- a CDS encoding tripartite tricarboxylate transporter substrate binding protein yields the protein MAALGAITLSLGAAHAADEPRRPECIAPAQPGGGFDLTCRLATEGLKQSGALKSAMRIVYMPGGIGAVAYNNIVAQHPNEPGTIVAFSGGSLLNLAQGKFGKYNVNDVRWLAGIGTDYGVAVVRNDSPYTDLKSLMDAFKQDPTKIVLGAGGTVGSQDWMKAALTAKAAGVDFKKMRFVAFEGGGEAVTALRGGHIQAYMGDAAEAFTMLEGGAPIRVLAVFNDQRLPGKLGTVPTAKEQGYDIVWPIIRGFYVGPKVSDSDYQFWVDAFNKTMATPEFEKLRQQQGLFPFNKTGPELDAYVKNQVKQYGELADTFGLIKK from the coding sequence ATGGCGGCGCTCGGCGCCATCACCCTGTCCCTGGGCGCGGCGCATGCCGCCGATGAACCCCGCCGTCCGGAGTGCATCGCACCGGCCCAGCCGGGAGGCGGCTTCGACCTGACCTGCCGCCTCGCGACCGAAGGCCTGAAGCAGAGCGGCGCGCTCAAGAGCGCCATGCGTATCGTCTACATGCCCGGCGGCATTGGCGCGGTGGCGTACAACAACATCGTGGCCCAGCATCCCAACGAACCCGGCACCATCGTCGCGTTCTCGGGCGGATCGCTGCTCAACCTGGCCCAGGGCAAGTTCGGCAAGTACAACGTCAATGACGTGCGCTGGCTGGCAGGCATTGGCACCGACTACGGCGTGGCCGTCGTGCGCAACGACTCGCCGTACACGGACCTGAAGAGCCTGATGGATGCTTTCAAGCAGGATCCGACCAAGATCGTGCTGGGCGCGGGCGGCACGGTGGGCAGCCAGGACTGGATGAAGGCGGCCCTGACCGCCAAGGCGGCTGGCGTCGACTTCAAGAAAATGCGCTTCGTCGCCTTTGAAGGGGGCGGCGAGGCCGTGACGGCGCTGCGTGGCGGCCACATCCAGGCCTACATGGGCGACGCGGCCGAAGCGTTCACGATGCTGGAGGGCGGCGCGCCCATCCGCGTGCTGGCCGTCTTCAACGATCAGCGGCTGCCGGGCAAGCTGGGCACGGTGCCCACGGCCAAGGAACAGGGCTATGACATCGTCTGGCCGATCATCCGCGGGTTCTACGTCGGTCCCAAGGTGTCGGACAGCGATTACCAGTTCTGGGTCGACGCGTTCAACAAGACCATGGCCACGCCCGAGTTCGAAAAGCTGCGCCAGCAACAAGGCCTGTTTCCGTTCAACAAGACGGGACCCGAGCTGGACGCTTACGTGAAGAATCAGGTCAAGCAGTACGGCGAACTGGCCGATACGTTCGGCCTGATCAAAAAGTAA
- a CDS encoding tripartite tricarboxylate transporter TctB family protein, translated as MNDRILGIAALALAVFMTAAGWSIEAPFAYEPVGPRAFPLLLALIIGLCGLWLVYKGGRAVESNPAGANARIALMVVCATAYAFLFQWLGFVIATSLMSVFVGRLFGGSWIKCAIGGVVMSLFFFVLFDKVLDVVLPGGLLENLI; from the coding sequence ATGAATGATCGAATCCTGGGCATTGCCGCCCTGGCGCTGGCCGTCTTCATGACGGCCGCCGGCTGGAGCATCGAGGCGCCGTTCGCCTACGAGCCTGTCGGCCCGCGCGCCTTTCCCCTGCTGCTGGCCTTGATCATCGGCCTTTGCGGACTGTGGCTCGTCTACAAGGGCGGACGCGCCGTCGAATCCAACCCGGCGGGCGCCAATGCGCGCATCGCCCTGATGGTGGTTTGCGCGACCGCGTATGCATTTCTGTTCCAGTGGCTGGGCTTCGTCATCGCGACTTCGCTCATGTCGGTTTTCGTGGGCCGGCTGTTCGGTGGCAGCTGGATCAAGTGCGCCATCGGCGGCGTCGTCATGAGCCTTTTCTTTTTCGTGTTGTTCGACAAGGTGCTGGACGTCGTCCTGCCCGGCGGACTGCTGGAGAACCTGATATGA
- a CDS encoding tripartite tricarboxylate transporter permease — MSGILDHLSIGFGVAFSLTNLLVAAIGSFIGTMVGVLPGLGPVNGVAMLIPIAFAMNLPPETALILLAAVYVGAEYGGRITAILLNVPGEASAIMTTLDGYPLARQGLANVALSLSAWSAFFGAIVSVVGIILLAPLLAKWALAFGPAEYFVLMIFAFCCLTSLLGKQPVKGVLAAMIGLSISVVGVDANSGVYRYTFESVHLADGIDFVVVVIALFAVSEMLEMLEKVAAGHSVEVTPSGRKLFNLKELAFTWWSVLRSALVGFGVGVLPGAGASVAAAVAYSQEKRIIEAKDPEAKFGKGDLRGLVAPEAAATSSAIGSFVPMLTLGVPGSGTTAVMMGALTLYNITPGPVLFDTKPELVWGLIASLFVANVLLFVMNVPLVRLFSKVLSVPGWLMVPGILCISYIGVYAINAGTFDLLLVAGIGTLGYFLRKFGVPMAPLVLGVVLGNMMEQNLRRALSMTDGDVRVLFSSPVSISLWVAALAVVIVPQALRRLRKARRAATGQV, encoded by the coding sequence ATGAGCGGCATTCTCGATCATCTGTCGATCGGCTTTGGGGTCGCCTTTTCGCTGACGAATCTTCTGGTCGCGGCGATTGGTTCGTTCATCGGAACCATGGTGGGCGTGCTGCCCGGCCTGGGGCCGGTTAATGGCGTCGCCATGCTGATCCCCATCGCATTCGCGATGAACCTGCCTCCCGAAACCGCGCTGATCCTGCTTGCGGCGGTCTACGTGGGGGCGGAATACGGCGGGCGCATCACCGCGATTCTGCTGAACGTGCCGGGCGAGGCCAGCGCCATCATGACGACGCTGGACGGCTATCCGCTGGCGCGCCAGGGCTTGGCGAACGTGGCCCTGTCGCTGTCGGCGTGGTCCGCGTTCTTTGGCGCCATCGTGTCGGTGGTGGGCATCATCCTGCTCGCGCCGCTGCTGGCCAAATGGGCGCTGGCCTTCGGTCCTGCCGAGTACTTTGTCCTGATGATCTTCGCGTTCTGCTGCCTGACCAGCCTGCTGGGCAAGCAGCCCGTCAAAGGCGTGCTGGCCGCGATGATCGGGTTGTCCATCTCGGTGGTGGGCGTGGACGCGAACTCGGGCGTCTATCGCTACACCTTCGAATCCGTGCACCTGGCCGACGGCATCGACTTCGTGGTGGTGGTGATTGCGCTGTTTGCAGTCAGCGAGATGCTGGAAATGCTCGAGAAGGTGGCCGCCGGCCACAGCGTCGAGGTCACGCCCAGCGGCCGCAAGCTTTTCAATCTGAAGGAGCTGGCGTTCACGTGGTGGAGCGTGCTTCGCAGCGCGCTGGTGGGCTTTGGTGTCGGCGTGCTGCCGGGAGCGGGCGCCAGCGTGGCGGCGGCCGTGGCCTACTCGCAGGAAAAGCGCATCATCGAAGCCAAGGATCCCGAGGCCAAGTTCGGAAAGGGCGACTTGCGCGGGCTGGTCGCCCCGGAAGCCGCGGCGACATCCTCCGCGATCGGTTCGTTCGTCCCGATGCTGACCCTGGGCGTGCCCGGATCGGGCACCACCGCGGTGATGATGGGGGCGCTGACGCTCTACAACATCACCCCGGGGCCGGTGCTGTTCGACACGAAGCCGGAGCTTGTCTGGGGCTTGATCGCCTCGCTGTTCGTGGCGAACGTGCTGCTCTTCGTGATGAACGTGCCTCTGGTCCGGTTGTTCTCGAAGGTGCTGTCTGTGCCGGGTTGGCTGATGGTGCCGGGCATTCTGTGCATCAGCTATATCGGCGTCTATGCGATCAATGCGGGAACGTTCGATCTGCTGCTGGTGGCGGGCATCGGAACGCTGGGTTATTTCCTGCGCAAATTCGGCGTGCCAATGGCGCCGCTGGTGCTGGGCGTGGTGCTGGGCAACATGATGGAACAGAACCTGCGCCGCGCGCTGTCGATGACGGACGGCGACGTGCGAGTGCTGTTTTCCAGCCCCGTGTCGATTTCGCTGTGGGTGGCGGCATTGGCGGTTGTCATCGTGCCTCAGGCCCTGCGTCGTCTGCGCAAGGCGAGAAGGGCGGCCACCGGTCAGGTCTGA
- a CDS encoding pyridoxal phosphate-dependent aminotransferase produces the protein MIRSKLPDVGTTIFTVMSRLAIEHKAINLGQGFPDFDPDPALCALVTKAMADGHNQYPYMPGVAPLRDAIASKTRELYGHAYDPETEITVTSGATEALMATVLAAVGSGDEVVVIEPCYDSYLPAIRLAGGTAVPVPLRAPTEADLYYRIDWQRVRDAITSKTRLLMLNFPHNPTGAVLDDSDLDALEAIVRDTGVLLVSDEVYEHIVFDGKPHASVSRRPLLAEHAFVISSFGKTYHTTGWKIGYCCAPRHLSAELRKVHQFMVFTVPSPMQFALAEFMRDPAPYLNLPAFYQAKRDRLSQGLAQTRFRPLPSPGTFFLLADYSQISKQNEADFARDLTVKHGVTVIPVSAFYRQPDAPESNHRIVRFCFAKKDATLDAALERLKQV, from the coding sequence ATGATCCGATCCAAACTCCCCGACGTCGGCACCACCATCTTTACCGTGATGAGCCGCCTTGCCATCGAGCACAAGGCCATCAACCTGGGCCAGGGCTTCCCTGACTTCGACCCGGACCCCGCGCTGTGCGCGCTGGTCACCAAGGCCATGGCTGACGGCCACAACCAGTATCCCTACATGCCCGGCGTCGCGCCATTGCGCGATGCCATCGCCTCCAAGACGCGCGAGCTCTACGGACACGCCTACGACCCCGAGACCGAGATCACGGTGACCAGCGGCGCCACCGAGGCCCTCATGGCGACGGTGCTGGCCGCCGTGGGCAGCGGCGACGAAGTGGTCGTGATCGAACCCTGCTACGACTCGTACCTGCCCGCGATACGCCTGGCGGGCGGCACCGCGGTGCCCGTGCCGCTGCGCGCGCCCACCGAAGCCGACCTGTACTACCGTATCGACTGGCAGCGCGTGCGCGACGCCATTACGTCCAAGACGCGCTTGCTGATGCTGAACTTTCCGCACAACCCGACAGGCGCCGTGCTCGACGACAGCGACCTGGATGCGCTTGAAGCCATTGTCCGCGACACGGGCGTGCTGCTGGTGTCGGACGAGGTCTACGAACATATCGTCTTCGATGGCAAGCCGCACGCCAGCGTGTCCCGCCGTCCCCTGCTGGCCGAGCATGCCTTCGTGATTTCGTCGTTTGGCAAGACGTATCACACCACCGGCTGGAAGATCGGCTACTGCTGCGCCCCCCGTCACCTGAGCGCAGAGCTGCGCAAGGTGCATCAATTCATGGTGTTCACGGTCCCGTCTCCGATGCAGTTCGCGCTGGCCGAATTCATGCGTGATCCCGCACCCTACCTGAATCTGCCGGCCTTCTACCAGGCCAAGCGCGACCGCCTGTCGCAAGGCCTGGCGCAGACACGCTTTCGGCCCTTGCCCAGTCCCGGCACCTTCTTCCTGCTGGCCGACTACAGCCAGATCTCGAAGCAGAACGAAGCCGACTTCGCGCGTGACCTGACCGTCAAGCATGGTGTGACGGTGATACCGGTGTCCGCGTTCTATCGTCAGCCCGATGCGCCCGAATCCAATCACCGCATCGTGCGCTTCTGCTTTGCAAAGAAGGATGCGACACTGGACGCCGCGCTGGAAAGGCTGAAGCAAGTTTGA